From Sporosarcina sp. 6E9, a single genomic window includes:
- a CDS encoding YqgQ family protein, with protein sequence MKNLLSIIHLLKRFGIYVYTGNRKDDIDLMMSEVKDLYDSGLLQQDEYLKAILILRTESTNSH encoded by the coding sequence TTGAAAAATCTACTTAGTATCATTCACTTGCTTAAAAGGTTTGGTATTTATGTTTATACTGGAAATCGGAAAGATGATATCGATTTAATGATGTCAGAAGTCAAAGATCTTTATGACAGCGGTTTGCTTCAACAAGATGAATATTTGAAGGCTATCTTAATATTAAGAACTGAGTCAACAAACAGCCACTAA
- a CDS encoding penicillin-binding protein 2, whose translation MAKRARRAEQPKVRQRKHIAFRMNLLFFSVFVLFSILILRLGYLQIVKSDDYVRALERKEEVSVNTSVPRGRIFDRDGRILVDNEPKNAITYTKTTSTTTEEMLDIAEKLAVLIDQNTNRTTIGDKRDFWILHNRDKAAKKVTQKEIDKLKGDPSQIQREINRLTRERVTEEELNSFNKHELEVLAIYREMMSGYAFSPQIIKSGDVTDEEFAAVSERLSELPGVNTTTDWERVRKSYNTILGTTTTPDQGIPSQDLDYYLARDYSRNDRVGKSFIEQYYEELLQGQKTVVKNVKDRTGKVVETKTIQEGIPGKDLILTIDSELNAALEDIVSDKLLELKYGPNSQALNEAFLVMMNPKTGEVLSLVGKRVNRNKDTGKYEISDYSFGTFAGAYMAGSTVKMATLLTGYQEGGARIGEYKMDEMMQIAKDQPKSSVFNRSYNRIPVNDIEAIGRSSNVYMWKTAIGIGNGSYQRGKSLSLESSTFDIMKNSFESFGLGSLTGVDLPGEVSGYSSKANTSDILDYAIGQFATYTPLQLAQYVSTIANDGYRVAPKVLKEVREPSPDGEIFGRVAEETPVRVLNRIKNTDEEIDRIKSGMYYTYYGSRGTARTLFDGADFKAAGKTGTAQASTSIPDPNDPEGKKYIYYKNTINLSHVGYAPFDNPEIAYAVIIPNVSTNPGRYPAAQNDIVEAAVTKYFELKEKREKNAKSDDVFKIQNPFNKDDVLEEDDEVINQ comes from the coding sequence TTGGCAAAGAGAGCTAGAAGAGCTGAACAACCCAAGGTTAGACAACGAAAACACATCGCATTTCGCATGAACCTCCTTTTCTTTTCGGTATTTGTTCTTTTTTCGATACTTATACTTCGACTCGGTTATTTGCAAATTGTAAAAAGTGATGACTACGTACGAGCCTTGGAAAGAAAAGAAGAAGTTTCTGTAAATACGAGTGTGCCGCGCGGTAGAATTTTCGATCGGGATGGTCGCATTCTTGTTGATAATGAACCGAAGAACGCAATCACGTATACGAAAACAACCTCAACAACTACAGAAGAAATGTTAGACATAGCAGAAAAATTGGCGGTATTAATTGACCAAAACACAAATCGAACAACCATTGGAGATAAACGAGACTTTTGGATTCTACATAATAGAGACAAGGCTGCAAAAAAAGTCACTCAAAAAGAGATTGATAAACTTAAAGGTGATCCATCTCAAATCCAAAGAGAAATTAACCGTTTAACCCGTGAACGTGTAACAGAAGAAGAATTAAATTCATTTAACAAGCACGAACTTGAGGTCTTGGCTATTTACCGCGAGATGATGTCAGGATACGCCTTTTCACCCCAAATCATTAAGAGCGGCGACGTCACGGATGAGGAGTTTGCAGCTGTATCCGAGCGACTCAGTGAACTTCCAGGTGTGAATACAACTACCGACTGGGAACGGGTCAGAAAGTCATACAATACAATTTTGGGTACTACAACTACGCCTGATCAGGGAATTCCAAGTCAGGATCTGGATTATTATTTAGCACGCGATTATTCCAGAAATGACCGTGTTGGAAAAAGCTTCATTGAACAATACTATGAAGAACTTCTGCAAGGACAAAAAACAGTCGTGAAAAATGTCAAAGATCGTACTGGTAAAGTGGTAGAAACGAAAACAATCCAAGAAGGAATACCTGGTAAAGATTTAATATTAACAATTGATAGCGAATTAAATGCGGCGTTGGAGGACATTGTTTCAGATAAGTTACTGGAATTGAAATATGGGCCGAACTCGCAAGCTTTAAATGAAGCATTTCTTGTGATGATGAATCCGAAAACAGGAGAAGTCTTATCACTCGTTGGGAAGCGTGTAAATCGAAACAAAGATACAGGAAAATATGAAATAAGTGATTACTCATTCGGTACATTTGCAGGCGCTTATATGGCGGGGTCAACTGTAAAAATGGCAACGCTCTTAACTGGTTATCAAGAAGGCGGTGCTCGGATTGGTGAATACAAGATGGATGAAATGATGCAAATTGCAAAAGACCAACCGAAGAGTTCGGTATTTAACCGTTCATATAACCGAATTCCGGTAAATGATATTGAAGCGATAGGTCGTTCTTCCAACGTTTATATGTGGAAAACCGCAATTGGAATTGGAAATGGAAGTTATCAAAGAGGAAAGTCATTATCTTTGGAGAGTTCAACTTTTGATATTATGAAAAATTCATTTGAATCATTTGGTCTTGGAAGTCTCACTGGTGTAGATCTACCGGGCGAAGTAAGTGGATATTCATCCAAAGCGAATACAAGTGATATCTTAGACTATGCCATCGGTCAGTTTGCCACATATACGCCGCTTCAACTTGCCCAATATGTTTCGACGATTGCAAATGATGGGTATCGAGTAGCACCTAAGGTATTAAAAGAAGTTCGTGAACCTTCTCCCGACGGTGAGATATTCGGTCGTGTAGCAGAAGAAACGCCCGTCCGTGTATTAAATCGTATTAAAAATACGGATGAAGAAATCGACAGAATCAAAAGCGGCATGTATTACACGTATTACGGATCTAGGGGGACAGCTAGAACGCTTTTTGATGGAGCGGATTTCAAAGCTGCAGGGAAGACTGGAACGGCACAAGCAAGTACTAGTATTCCCGATCCTAATGATCCGGAAGGGAAAAAGTATATATATTATAAAAATACGATTAACTTATCGCATGTTGGCTATGCACCTTTTGATAATCCGGAAATCGCCTATGCAGTCATCATTCCAAACGTTTCTACTAACCCGGGAAGATATCCAGCCGCTCAAAATGATATTGTTGAGGCAGCCGTGACGAAGTATTTCGAGTTGAAGGAAAAAAGAGAGAAAAACGCGAAATCTGATGATGTTTTTAAAATACAGAATCCGTTTAATAAAGATGATGTACTAGAAGAAGATGATGAAGTAATAAATCAATAA
- the rpmG gene encoding 50S ribosomal protein L33, with protein MRVNITLACTECGERNYISKKNRRNNPERLEMKKYCSRERKQTLHRETK; from the coding sequence ATGCGCGTAAACATTACACTTGCTTGCACCGAATGCGGTGAGCGCAATTATATTTCAAAGAAAAATAGACGTAACAATCCGGAACGTCTCGAAATGAAAAAATACTGCTCACGTGAAAGAAAACAAACTTTGCATCGTGAAACGAAATAA
- a CDS encoding 5-formyltetrahydrofolate cyclo-ligase translates to MKKSVFRNEMIKQLKSMEIALYKQKSLYIKKNLLNSPEFLNASIIGITISRFPEVNTRPIIEAAWELGKKIAVPKCENKTREMDFRMITSYDNLETVYLDLQEPIIKETRSIEKDKINLQIVPGVVYADNGLRIGFGGGYYDRYLMDYTGDVVSLAFEKQTGQTIPFEEHDIPVQKIFTENGIVICVKGENNH, encoded by the coding sequence GTGAAAAAGAGTGTTTTTCGTAACGAAATGATAAAACAATTAAAATCAATGGAAATAGCATTGTATAAGCAAAAGTCTTTATATATTAAAAAGAACCTCTTAAATTCCCCGGAATTTCTTAACGCTTCAATTATAGGGATTACTATTTCTAGATTTCCTGAAGTGAATACTAGACCGATTATCGAAGCGGCTTGGGAACTAGGGAAAAAAATCGCAGTGCCTAAATGTGAAAATAAAACCAGAGAAATGGATTTCAGAATGATTACCTCTTACGATAATTTGGAAACAGTCTATTTAGACTTACAAGAACCAATTATTAAGGAAACGAGATCTATTGAGAAGGATAAAATAAATCTACAAATTGTACCAGGGGTTGTCTATGCCGATAATGGATTGCGGATTGGTTTCGGCGGAGGTTATTACGATAGATATTTGATGGATTACACAGGTGATGTGGTTTCTTTGGCATTTGAAAAACAAACTGGTCAAACAATCCCGTTTGAGGAACATGACATTCCCGTGCAAAAGATCTTCACTGAAAACGGCATAGTTATTTGCGTGAAAGGTGAGAATAATCATTGA
- a CDS encoding MBL fold metallo-hydrolase: MYKITTYPLGPIQTNCYIIQDEIKNCLIIDPGEEGPRLISEIKKNGLNPMAILLTHGHFDHIGAVDVVRDEFKIPVYIHEIEKDTLTDPEQNGSTRYPGLPLVRNKEADFLLDDEGVKNIGPFTFEVLHTPGHSPGSVTFVFPDERFAIVGDTLFNQGVGRTDLPGGNTETLLSSIHNKLLTLGDDFIIYPGHGPHTTPRYEMDMNPFLNGF, translated from the coding sequence TTGTATAAAATAACTACATATCCACTAGGTCCCATCCAAACAAATTGCTATATAATTCAAGATGAAATAAAAAACTGTCTAATTATCGATCCAGGTGAGGAAGGGCCGAGGTTAATCTCAGAAATTAAGAAAAATGGGCTCAACCCAATGGCAATACTTTTAACACATGGGCATTTTGATCATATCGGAGCGGTTGATGTTGTCCGTGATGAATTTAAAATACCTGTTTATATTCATGAAATTGAAAAAGATACACTCACAGATCCAGAACAAAACGGTTCAACCCGATATCCGGGATTGCCATTGGTGAGGAATAAAGAGGCAGATTTTCTACTAGATGATGAAGGTGTTAAAAATATAGGTCCCTTTACATTTGAAGTGCTTCATACACCTGGCCATTCCCCGGGAAGTGTAACATTCGTTTTCCCTGATGAGCGATTTGCGATTGTTGGAGATACCTTATTTAATCAAGGGGTGGGGCGAACGGATTTGCCTGGAGGAAATACTGAAACGCTACTGTCATCAATTCATAATAAATTATTAACGCTCGGAGATGACTTTATTATATATCCCGGACACGGTCCTCATACGACACCACGATATGAAATGGACATGAACCCATTTTTAAATGGATTTTAA
- a CDS encoding superoxide dismutase, with protein MAYKLPELPYAYDALEPHIDKETMNIHHTKHHNAYVTNLNNALEGNEELLNKSIEDLIANLDAVPEDKRTAVRNNGGGHANHSLFWELLSADGGGEPTGELKTAIDAKFGSFDAFKEQFANAGATRFGSGWAWLVLADGELEIMSTANQDSPIMEGKTPLLGLDVWEHAYYLNYQNRRPDYISAFWNVVNWDEVAKRYGK; from the coding sequence ATGGCTTACAAACTACCAGAACTACCTTATGCATACGATGCACTAGAACCACATATTGACAAAGAGACGATGAATATTCATCACACGAAACATCATAATGCATATGTTACGAACTTAAACAATGCACTTGAAGGAAACGAAGAGTTACTAAACAAATCAATTGAAGATTTAATCGCGAATTTGGATGCTGTACCTGAAGACAAAAGAACTGCTGTCCGTAATAACGGCGGTGGACATGCTAACCACTCCTTATTCTGGGAACTTTTATCTGCTGATGGCGGCGGCGAACCAACAGGTGAACTAAAAACAGCAATTGACGCTAAGTTCGGTAGCTTCGATGCTTTCAAAGAACAATTTGCAAATGCAGGAGCTACTCGTTTCGGTTCAGGATGGGCTTGGCTTGTATTGGCTGATGGAGAGCTAGAAATCATGTCTACTGCAAACCAAGATTCACCTATTATGGAAGGTAAAACACCACTTCTAGGCCTTGACGTTTGGGAGCATGCATACTATCTAAACTATCAAAACCGTCGTCCAGACTACATTTCAGCTTTTTGGAATGTTGTTAATTGGGACGAAGTTGCAAAACGTTACGGTAAGTAA
- a CDS encoding LTA synthase family protein: MKNFKWPKHSVLIIAIIATWITTYIGYKASFNMKIDNMMQEFILLMNPLSFLLFVYGIALFIKSTKRRNIYIFTISMLTSIVMFSNAVFYRFFNDFITLPLLFQTSNFNDLSSSITANMNLTDIFFFADAIVVFLAIRLLPKSGKETAQNGIVARKLYFIMAATIMMLNLGLAETQRPQLLTRTFDRELLVKNIGTYNYHIYDVFIQSKSHAQRALADGSELVEVENYSNANYAAPNPEMFGIAKDRNIIAVSLESLQSFVINEEMDGHVITPFLNELTKDPDTFYFSDFYHQTGLGKTSDSEFLLETSLYPRNGSAVFFTHSGNTYNSLSKRLGENGYFTNVMHANNSSFWNRDIMYNALNIKKFYDVNSYTINEGDAVNWGMKDIPFVEQSVDLMTEMPQPFYSRLITLTNHYPFVLDEEDMLIPKYDSNSRTLNNYFQSVRYMDEAIKILFDDLKEKGLYDNSIIVMYGDHYGISENHNKAMGMYLDKEITSFDNVKLQKVPLFIHIPGSEKGEVIDDVAGQLDLRPTLLHLMGIDTKGDMQLGADMFSPDHEEFVVFRDGRFVTDKYVYTNDVCYDTNTGEEVEGLECEPYSERTTTELDYSDMIINGDLLRFKEEEKEKDYMKPNENEIK, encoded by the coding sequence ATGAAAAATTTTAAATGGCCCAAACATTCCGTACTCATCATTGCAATAATCGCGACATGGATTACCACATATATTGGCTATAAAGCAAGCTTTAATATGAAAATTGATAATATGATGCAGGAATTCATCCTGTTGATGAATCCACTTAGCTTTTTATTATTTGTTTATGGAATCGCGCTATTCATCAAGAGTACGAAACGAAGAAATATATATATATTCACAATCAGTATGCTTACATCGATTGTGATGTTCTCCAATGCAGTCTTTTATAGATTTTTTAATGATTTTATTACCTTGCCTTTATTATTTCAAACGAGTAACTTTAATGACTTGTCTTCATCGATTACAGCCAATATGAATCTAACGGACATCTTTTTCTTCGCAGATGCCATTGTAGTCTTTTTGGCAATTCGATTGTTGCCAAAATCAGGAAAAGAAACGGCGCAAAACGGCATAGTAGCGCGCAAGCTTTATTTTATAATGGCTGCTACAATAATGATGTTGAACTTAGGTCTCGCGGAAACGCAAAGACCGCAACTGTTAACACGTACATTCGATCGGGAACTCTTAGTTAAAAACATTGGTACTTACAATTACCATATTTATGATGTTTTTATTCAATCAAAATCACATGCCCAAAGAGCACTGGCTGATGGTAGTGAATTAGTTGAAGTGGAAAACTATAGCAATGCGAATTACGCTGCACCAAATCCAGAAATGTTTGGCATTGCGAAGGATAGAAATATCATTGCTGTCTCATTGGAATCCCTTCAATCATTTGTAATAAATGAAGAAATGGATGGGCATGTAATTACACCATTTTTAAATGAATTGACAAAAGACCCTGACACATTTTATTTTTCCGACTTCTATCATCAGACTGGGTTAGGGAAAACTTCAGATTCAGAGTTTTTACTTGAGACCTCGCTTTATCCGAGAAATGGAAGTGCTGTGTTTTTCACGCATAGTGGAAATACGTATAATTCATTATCCAAACGTCTTGGAGAAAATGGTTATTTTACAAATGTAATGCACGCGAACAATTCAAGTTTTTGGAACCGTGATATTATGTATAACGCGCTGAATATTAAGAAGTTTTATGATGTTAATAGTTACACGATAAATGAAGGAGATGCCGTTAACTGGGGTATGAAAGATATCCCTTTCGTTGAGCAATCGGTAGATTTAATGACTGAAATGCCGCAACCTTTTTATTCGAGACTGATTACATTAACGAACCATTATCCATTCGTATTAGATGAAGAAGATATGTTGATCCCAAAATACGATTCAAACTCACGTACTTTGAATAATTATTTTCAATCTGTACGATATATGGATGAAGCTATAAAAATCCTTTTTGATGACTTAAAAGAAAAAGGGCTATACGATAATTCAATAATTGTCATGTATGGTGACCATTACGGAATTTCCGAAAATCATAATAAGGCAATGGGCATGTATTTAGACAAAGAAATCACATCTTTTGATAATGTTAAACTACAGAAAGTGCCGCTCTTCATTCATATTCCTGGTTCTGAAAAAGGAGAAGTTATTGATGATGTTGCTGGTCAATTAGATTTAAGACCTACATTGCTTCATTTAATGGGGATTGATACTAAAGGTGACATGCAACTAGGTGCTGATATGTTTTCACCGGATCATGAAGAGTTTGTCGTATTCAGAGATGGTCGATTTGTAACGGATAAATACGTGTACACAAATGATGTTTGTTATGATACGAATACAGGTGAAGAAGTCGAAGGACTCGAATGTGAACCCTATTCGGAACGGACTACAACTGAATTGGATTACTCAGACATGATTATTAACGGGGATTTACTAAGATTTAAAGAGGAAGAAAAAGAAAAAGATTATATGAAACCAAATGAAAACGAAATAAAATAA
- a CDS encoding DUF2759 domain-containing protein codes for MNLLMVIFGLVGIFAAIGTVQAIKERNVLSVLFNFGAFVVFGGFTIATIVTQGYPPAL; via the coding sequence ATGAATTTATTGATGGTTATTTTTGGCCTAGTAGGTATTTTTGCAGCGATTGGAACAGTACAAGCAATCAAAGAAAGAAACGTTTTAAGTGTTCTGTTCAACTTTGGAGCTTTTGTCGTTTTCGGCGGTTTTACAATTGCTACAATCGTTACACAAGGATACCCACCTGCACTGTAA